The following are encoded together in the Adhaeribacter arboris genome:
- a CDS encoding DUF1501 domain-containing protein, with protein sequence MKTKWDRREFLKNASAATLSALAAGAPLSGLLTSCSRDKNQKVLESAAVKNKIAQTKADTVILLWMAGGMAHTDTFDPKRYTPFEKGMDSNRVLSTFKAVPTVLDGIHFSEGLESIGKVMNKGTLIRSYVAADLGFILHSRHQYHWHTCYEPPQSVAAPHIGAWIAKELGPKNPVIPAFIDIGQRLTLGEGEELKAFHTSGFLGNEFGPFMIADPTSGLDSVKPPVGMSYKRFERRNQLYNELISQSAFGEFGSDYQKESLKRAMEQSYRLLNSPEAKAFDLSTEPKESYAIYNTGKFGLGCLLARRLTEKGARFISVTTEYVPFLGWDTHENGHTRAADMKKHIDGPVAQLIKDLDKTGHLDRTIVILASEFSRDMMLEGRPGAEVKHQVDQPTIINDIKNYGMHRHFTDGCSILMFGGGLKKGNVYGRTADERPCKTVEKPIKIDQIHQTIYHALGIAEDAHAIIEERPFYTTPDGLGKPVMELFA encoded by the coding sequence ATGAAAACCAAATGGGATAGACGAGAATTTTTAAAAAACGCGAGTGCTGCTACCTTATCTGCTTTGGCAGCTGGTGCTCCTTTGAGTGGTTTATTAACTTCTTGCAGCCGGGATAAAAACCAAAAAGTGTTGGAATCAGCAGCGGTTAAAAACAAAATCGCGCAAACAAAAGCAGATACCGTTATATTATTGTGGATGGCGGGCGGCATGGCGCATACGGATACTTTTGACCCCAAACGATACACTCCCTTTGAAAAAGGCATGGATTCCAACCGGGTACTGAGCACCTTTAAAGCCGTACCTACCGTTTTAGATGGCATTCACTTTTCTGAAGGTTTAGAATCGATTGGGAAGGTAATGAACAAAGGTACTTTAATCCGGTCGTACGTGGCCGCCGATTTGGGTTTTATTCTGCATTCCCGGCATCAATACCATTGGCACACCTGTTACGAACCACCCCAATCGGTAGCCGCCCCGCATATTGGCGCCTGGATTGCCAAAGAACTAGGACCTAAAAATCCGGTTATTCCCGCTTTTATTGATATCGGACAACGTTTAACTTTAGGCGAAGGCGAAGAATTAAAGGCATTTCATACTTCCGGCTTTTTGGGTAATGAATTCGGACCTTTCATGATTGCGGACCCGACCAGCGGTTTAGATAGCGTGAAACCACCGGTAGGCATGTCGTATAAAAGATTCGAGCGACGCAACCAATTATACAACGAACTAATTAGCCAAAGCGCATTCGGGGAATTCGGGAGTGATTACCAAAAAGAATCGCTGAAACGGGCGATGGAGCAATCGTATAGGCTGCTCAATTCGCCGGAAGCCAAAGCCTTTGACTTGAGCACCGAACCTAAAGAAAGTTATGCTATTTATAATACCGGCAAGTTTGGTTTAGGCTGTTTATTGGCGCGTCGGCTTACGGAAAAAGGTGCCCGTTTTATAAGTGTTACTACCGAATACGTGCCTTTTTTAGGTTGGGATACCCACGAAAACGGCCATACCCGGGCTGCGGATATGAAGAAGCATATTGATGGTCCGGTAGCTCAACTGATTAAAGATTTAGATAAAACCGGCCACTTAGATCGGACCATTGTTATTTTAGCCAGCGAATTTAGCCGCGATATGATGCTGGAAGGTCGCCCCGGAGCGGAAGTAAAGCACCAGGTAGATCAACCCACCATTATCAACGACATTAAAAACTACGGCATGCACCGGCATTTCACCGATGGTTGCTCTATTTTGATGTTTGGGGGTGGTTTGAAAAAAGGTAACGTTTACGGCCGAACGGCGGATGAAAGGCCTTGCAAGACAGTAGAAAAACCCATTAAAATCGACCAAATTCACCAGACCATTTATCATGCTTTAGGCATCGCCGAAGACGCTCACGCCATCATTGAAGAACGACCTTTTTACACTACTCCCGATGGTTTAGGAAAACCGGTAATGGAATTATTTGCTTAA
- a CDS encoding 6-bladed beta-propeller produces MAQTNVTTLGHNSHRYRVVEGWGVLDAGKNPVNDCHEMVEDAQGRLLLLTNETKNNVLIYDKSGKLLDAWGTSYPGAHGLTLSNEGGQQFLFITDTDRNQVIKTDLKGREIFKIDYPRQNKSYNHPGEFKPTETTVNPNNGDIYVADGYGLNFITQYNSKGEYIRHFGGKGTANETFDCCHGVLFDNRNSKNPTLLITDRSHMSLKRFTLDGKYISTIPVPGSFICRPVLKGKNLYAAVYRSTSQEYPNSGYITIFDEKDRVISTPGGTEPKYVQNVLQEQQKDRSFMGFMHPHDVCVDSDENIYVPQWASKKTYPIKLERV; encoded by the coding sequence ATGGCTCAAACTAACGTTACTACCTTAGGCCATAATTCGCACCGCTACCGGGTAGTGGAAGGCTGGGGAGTTTTAGATGCCGGAAAAAATCCGGTGAACGATTGCCACGAAATGGTAGAAGATGCGCAGGGAAGGTTACTATTACTCACCAACGAAACCAAGAACAACGTTTTGATTTACGATAAATCCGGGAAGCTTTTAGATGCCTGGGGTACCAGCTATCCTGGGGCGCACGGTTTAACTCTAAGCAACGAAGGCGGGCAACAATTTTTATTTATTACCGATACCGACCGGAACCAAGTAATTAAAACGGACTTGAAAGGCCGGGAAATTTTTAAAATTGACTATCCGAGACAAAATAAATCTTACAACCACCCGGGCGAGTTTAAACCCACCGAAACTACCGTTAACCCTAACAATGGCGATATTTACGTGGCGGATGGTTACGGATTAAATTTTATCACGCAATATAATTCCAAAGGCGAATACATCCGGCACTTCGGCGGTAAAGGTACCGCCAACGAAACCTTTGATTGCTGCCATGGCGTATTATTCGATAATCGAAATTCTAAAAATCCTACTCTACTCATAACCGACCGGTCGCACATGAGTTTGAAACGATTCACGCTGGATGGCAAATACATCAGTACCATTCCGGTACCGGGCTCCTTTATTTGCCGGCCGGTTTTAAAAGGAAAAAATTTGTACGCCGCCGTTTATCGCAGTACTTCCCAGGAATATCCCAATTCCGGATACATCACTATTTTCGATGAGAAAGACCGGGTAATATCTACGCCGGGCGGCACGGAACCCAAGTACGTGCAGAATGTTTTACAGGAACAGCAAAAAGACCGTTCGTTCATGGGCTTTATGCACCCCCACGATGTATGCGTGGATTCCGATGAGAACATATACGTGCCCCAATGGGCTTCAAAGAAAACCTATCCCATAAAATTAGAACGGGTTTAG